The genomic stretch GAGGACTGTTGAGTTCTCTGAGACAGAACGCATAAACGACCAAGGCCCTGCACCACAACAATTGGATGTTGGGGAAGCAGACAGTACTGATGACTCAACAGTCTCTGGAATTATTCTTCCTGAGCCGGGAGTGAATGTGCAAGCACAAGTAGAAGCAGCCATAAATGAAGTTGTTTCTGAATCTAGGGAAGGTGAAGCTGGAGAAACACAATGAAATGTGCAACGACCAGTGATCCCGTGGCCGACCACGAGCACAACACCAGCATCGGAGTTTACCACTCCCTATTTTTTTACCATGGCATTTCCTTGCTTGTTTCCCTATGGAAAGGGTGATTTCCACATAAACCGTCCTGTGACGTGTCCCACACTGCATGACTGGGCAGAGCACCTGCTGTGGTACCAAGACGGAAGGTTTGCGAGGCATAAAGTCTGGAAGTTTGTCGTCCACAATATGATCATGAGGAAGCGTGCCCTGGAACAGAGTCGGTTCTTTGTTGACCAGCAACTTGGTGACCCACAAATAACTGTTGCAGACCTGCAAGAGCGACTTGCAAGAGGCGACACTTTCACCGACAAGTTGTTGTATTTTGGTGCAAATCTACGTGGTACAGCTCAGTATTGGCACCAGAGACGTAGAGAGCTTCGTGCATTGGTTGAGTTCATGGTCAATGAGAAGCATGGGTTAccttcatttttcatgactggaAGCTGTGCCGAGTTTTACTTTCCTCCTCTTAGAAGACTACTTGAAGAGTACATCTTGCAGACCAAAGGAAAAGAAGTCAACCTTGCTGAAGATAGTAATGCCCGCTTCAAGGCAGTACAAGAAAATACTCATGTAGTGGTGAGTTACTTTGACCTACGCACCCAAGCATACCATGAAAAGGTACTGAAGCCAGTATTCGGTGTCTCTGATTATTGGTACCGCTATGAGTTTGCCAAGTCCCGCGGTCAAATTCATTGGCACCAACTCAGCTGGAGGGAAGACAGGCAGCCGCATAAGCTATTGCATGAAGCTCGTGAAGGTGGTTGCGAAGAGGAAGAGTATGCAGCTAGACTTAGTCAGTGGGCGGATCAAACCTTTGCCATGACAGCATTACATCCAGCTGGTAATGACGAAGAACGGCAGCCGAGAAAAGACCTCTGGCCACCACCTGAGGGAATGGCTCAGCCCATATCAGATGATAGGGATCCGTTAGTTAAGATGCTAATGCAAATAGCTGCAACACAAGATGCAATACTGGAGAATCATTTGCTTTTAGTAAACCGGGTTGGACTCCACAGTTGCTCTGATTACTGCTTGAGAACTCCTCGCCATCCGGAGCAAGGATTGCAGCCGAGAGAACGTGTATGTTGGATGGAGTTTGGAAGCGAGTTCTGcccagggaaaaaaattcatgatAGTCCGGAAATTGTGGAAGATCATAATGGAGCACCCCGCCTAGAGATGCCACGTGACCATCCACGTGTGGTTCAGCATTCTCGTTATCAGCTACAATCATGGAGAGCAAATGGGGATGTAAGCTTGATTCTTTCCAATTCTCCTCCAGATAATCCGAGTACAGATGATATCATTGCCATAATTGACTATGTGTGTGGATATGCTTGCAAAGATAGCGAACCCACTGGTGCAACTTCTGATCTCTTTAAGGACATGGTGAATGCTGTTGATGCAGGTGATGCAGACCAAGTGACAGGCAAGTCAATGTGTGCTAAGATGCTGATAAAGACGGTAGGAAGACGAGATATCAGTGGACCGGAGGCATCCTTTGAACTGAGTGGGCTCGCACTTTGGCGATGTAGCCGTCCATTTACCTACTTGTCAATGTCAGGGTCAAGGAGACTTGAACGTGATGGTGAAACTGCAACTCGCAGCACCCCACTGGATAAGTACCTTGCACGACCGCAAGAGGAACTCTGTTCTTGGTACAACTTTGCATCGAAGAATGGTAATGTCCCGGTTGTAAGTGGTGGTTCTACGCATGCAACATGGCCATTGAATGAAGACTACTGTAGGACCATGCTCCTGTTACACTGGCCAAGTTGGTTTGACAACCAAGAAGTGAAGGGGGATGCTGAATCTTGGATTGATCGCTTTAAGGACTTTTTTGCAAGTAACCACTGTCCAACATTTGTGAAGGCCCAAGTTGCTAAGGCACGGCGTTTTGCAGACCACCCACAAGAAGCAGTGTTTGAAGAGGATGAGGAAGATGATGCTGTTGAAGCAGAAGAACAGCCAGCCTGGGTGGATGTATATGCAGGGCAGAACCAAATATATGAGGGTGTAGAGAAGGACCttgattatgatgatggtgGGGAGGACTATGACTGGAGCAGCACTCGTATCATTCTTCCTGAAGGAAAAGACCCaacaaaatggcttcaagaaagCATTAAAGCAGATGAGGAACGGGAGACAGAAAGTAGAGACCTTGATTTACCTCAGGTGTGTCCGTTGTCTCTAAATGAGAATCAGAAAGCCATAGTGGGGCTTGTGTTGCACACCCTGTTcaactttgttgaaaacacTGAATATTACCATCCACTGCGGCTTGTTGTCTCTGGAACTGCTGGTACAGGAAAGTCTTATGTCATAAAGTGTCTCCAG from Porites lutea chromosome 1, jaPorLute2.1, whole genome shotgun sequence encodes the following:
- the LOC140939767 gene encoding uncharacterized protein, which produces MTALHPAGNDEERQPRKDLWPPPEGMAQPISDDRDPLVKMLMQIAATQDAILENHLLLVNRVGLHSCSDYCLRTPRHPEQGLQPRERVCWMEFGSEFCPGKKIHDSPEIVEDHNGAPRLEMPRDHPRVVQHSRYQLQSWRANGDVSLILSNSPPDNPSTDDIIAIIDYVCGYACKDSEPTGATSDLFKDMVNAVDAGDADQVTGKSMCAKMLIKTVGRRDISGPEASFELSGLALWRCSRPFTYLSMSGSRRLERDGETATRSTPLDKYLARPQEELCSWYNFASKNGNVPVVSGGSTHATWPLNEDYCRTMLLLHWPSWFDNQEVKGDAESWIDRFKDFFASNHCPTFVKAQVAKARRFADHPQEAVFEEDEEDDAVEAEEQPAWVDVYAGQNQIYEGVEKDLDYDDGGEDYDWSSTRIILPEGKDPTKWLQESIKADEERETESRDLDLPQVCPLSLNENQKAIVGLVLHTLFNFVENTEYYHPLRLVVSGTAGTGKSYVIKCLQRLVRQVFEANDAIQVITPTGNAAYLVQGSTAHSFLGVRTGGRSCNELTVPTGPLLEKIQKKCKNLKVLVGDERSMFGRTTMGWMEQHARYAINKGANADELWGGIPVAVFMGDDVQLPPVCDTPVYISDCRSAPSNHGRLVWTMFDSAVELTQIIRQNESEQQLRDVLMSLRNYTTTPQQIHWLQQFQWHNLRMSHGPELLARMDEQGLYVFPTHRLEWQRNKTKLLECNRQPNHPVAKIKAVHNGRHAVDADSNKAGGLLPLLYLCRDSKVMLVVNLKADWGLYNGAVGTVVDIVYKDGRRPSDDPAPVPDVVLVRFPGYRGPPYINEDPTVVPIVPVSRSTEYTCRCKRLQFHCDWHGEQQSTNAKG
- the LOC140939605 gene encoding uncharacterized protein, whose amino-acid sequence is MAFPCLFPYGKGDFHINRPVTCPTLHDWAEHLLWYQDGRFARHKVWKFVVHNMIMRKRALEQSRFFVDQQLGDPQITVADLQERLARGDTFTDKLLYFGANLRGTAQYWHQRRRELRALVEFMVNEKHGLPSFFMTGSCAEFYFPPLRRLLEEYILQTKGKEVNLAEDSNARFKAVQENTHVVVSYFDLRTQAYHEKLEGRQAAA